TCACACCGCTTTCCTCAGCGCTCGGCGGGTCAACAGTCATGCCACCCATGGGGACAACCCTCCACCTAGGCCTGTGGCCTCTGTTTACATGGTTTCTCGCAGGATTAACAGTGGCACTCATCACGAGAAGAGCGAGAGAGTCAGTCATCCCCCCGCTAATCGCGTCAACCCTGACATATCTACTGGTTTTGGGTCTCTCCATATACGTGTTGCCCAGGGTTCCGGGGGCGATGAGCTGGGAGGTGTATCTCACGGCTTTGGCCAAGCAGATCATTATAGACGGGCCCCTCGACTTCGCGTTTCTCTTCGCTCTCCCCCTGTTCACCGCCATGATTTCAGCCGTTTTCCTAGAATCTCTAACACCAAAGAAGCATGTCTATCGGGTTAATAGGCCGAGAAGGTTCTGGGAGTGGAGCGAAGAAGAATAAAATAAAAAGGAATGGGGTGTTTATCCCGCTGCTGGGGCTGCTTCTTCAGCAGGGGCTGCAGCGGGCTTGGCTCTCTTAGCTCTTCTTGTTGTTTTCTTTTTCTTACCTCCCTTCTTTGCTGTCTTCTTTTTTGCCTTCGGCATTTTTGCTCACGTTGTAGATGTTTTGCATGTTTAAAAAATTTTCTGAAAAATTTGTAGAAAATTCTTGTGCATAACTATTTTTGATGCGTTAACTGATGTATCGGCCATGATTTCGATAAATGAGTTTAAGCGTGTTGAGATGAGGGTTGGCAGGGTTGTGCATGCAGAGAAGTTGAAGGGTTCCGACAAATTGCTGAGGCTTAGGGTGAGGTTCGGCGACGTTGAGAAGCAGGTGTTAACGGGGTTAGCGGAGTATTACAGCCCCGACCACTTCACAGGTCGTTTGTTCGTCTTCGTCACCAACCTTGAGACAAGGAAAATCAGGGGAGAGGTTTCGGAGGCGATGCTGTTGACGGCGGTGGAAAGCGAGCAAAAGATTGTTCCGATTGTTCCCGAGGGCGAGGTTGCTGAAGGAACCGTGATAATGTAGCCCTATATATGGCATGTATGCTTTTGAACGGGGATGTTGGCTGACTGCGGACGTGTGAAAAGTCTTCCCGATGGCTCCGAGGTGGAGCTGCGGGGATGGATACGCTCCAAGAGACATCACGGCCGATTGATGTTCATAGACCTGAGAGACGGGACGGGTGTTGTGCAGGTTACGTTGAAGGCTGCCGAGGTGCCTGAAGCCGATTTCCAGGCTGTGTCATCCGCTGGAAGAGAGTCTGCCCTCGTTGTTCGGGGCGTGGTTGTTCACGACCCTAGGGCTCCAGGCGGCGCCGAGGTGAAGGCTGGAAAGGTTGAGCTGGTATCGGCCTCCCTCGAAGAGTTTCCCATCAAGAAAGGGGTAGGCCCCCGCTTCCTCAGCGACCACCGACACCTAGCTATACGCAGTCCCAAGGCTGCGGCCATACTGCGCTTCCGCTCAAACCTTCTCAAAAGCATCCGAAACTGGTTTGAGAGAGAAGGGTTTGTCGAAGTTCACTGCCCAACATTCATAACAGCCGCTGTTGAAGGAGGCGCCACCCTTTTCGAGGTTAACTATTTCGGGAAAAAAGTATACCTAACCCAGAGTGTTCAGTTTTACCAGGAGGCGGCAATCTATTCGCTGGGCAAGGTTTACAGCATTCAGCCCAGCTTCAGGGCGGAGAGGAGCAAGACACGTAGGCATTTGACCGAGTTTTGGCATGTCGAGGGCGAGATGGCTTTCGCCGGGTTGGATGACTTGATGAAGGTTGTTGAGAGACTGGTGGGGGAGGCGAGCGCCGAGACTTTGGAGAATTCAAGGGATGTATTGAAGCTGCTGGGACGGGAGAGGTCGCCGGAATCGGTTGAGCCACCATACCATCGTGTAAAATACTCCGAGGCCCTAGACATCCTTGCCTCAAAGGGCGTCCAACTGGAATGGGGTTCTGACCTAGGAGCCGACGAAGAGAAAATCCTAACCATGGAATTCGACAAACCATTCTTTCTCACCCACTTCCCGAAGAAAGCCAAAGCCTTCTACCACATGCCCGACCCAGCCAACCCCGAGCTAACACTCTCCGCTGACCTGCTTGCTCCCGAGGGATACGGCGAGATAGTGGGAAGTGGACAGAGAATACATGATTACCAACAGCTTTTGACGAGGATTGTGGAGGAGGGGCTGGAGCCGTCTGACTACAAGTGGTATCTTGACTTGAGGAAGTATGGTAGCGTTCCTCACAGCGGGTTCGGGCTGGGTGTGGAGAGGCTTGTCCAGTGGCTTCTCGGGCTGAAGAACATCCGCTCCGCAGTCATGTTTCCGAGAACCATGACCCGGACCTATCCATGACCGAGCCCTACACTCCTCGTGAAGACACTTTTCTAACAATAGACTGTGTAGCCAAAACATCCCATGTCCAGATGGTGGCGGAGGTAGGATGTGGGACAGGCGAGGTGTTGAAGGCCCTTGCCGAGAAGTCCGATGACATAATAGGGATAGACATAGACCCAGAAGCTCTACGGATTGCAGCCGAGAAACTCAAAGACCTAAAACCCCGTCTACACCTCCTTAACGCCTCGCTTCTGCCGCTTCGCCCCCGCTCATTAGACATGGTGGTCGCCAACCCTCCCTACCTGCCTGATGAACCGGGCTTCCACGACCCTACTATACATGGAGGACCGCGAGGAGTCGAGTTGGCGGAGCAAATAATGGAGCATTCGTCGAGAGCCTTGCGTAACCAAGCTATCCTAGTGCTGACCGCTTCATCTCTGTCAGATGTCGACGACCTTCTCTCGAAAGCTTCCCGGAAGGGTTTCAGACCGCTTCATAAACTTGTTTTAAAGTCTTTTTTTGAAACAGTTTTCTGCTTTATATTCACGCTTTCCAGCGGTCAACGGTAGGCGACTTGTTTGTCTGAGGGGCGTCAGGTGGGCTATAGGCGGGAGATTGGCTGGTTCGGCTCCTTCGCCCTCGGATACGGAGACGTAGGGCCCAACATATTCATAGCCCTTGGAGTCATAACTCTCTACGCAGGCGGAGCGGCGCCGATAGCCTTCGCCATAGCCGCCCTACTGTATGCAACTGTGGGGCTGATGTATGCCGAACTGGGTCCCACCTACCCCTATTCCGGCGGGGTTCATGTCTACGGGTTGAAGGCTTTCAATAGCGTCGTCAGCTTCGTAGCGGGATGGGCGATGCTGCTTGCCTACATTGTCTGCATCTCCCTGTTCGCCGTGGCAGCCGCGGGCTATCTCCGCCAGCTTTTCCCGGTTTTGATGTTTCCCGACATAACCGTCATGGGAGTGACTATTCCGTCTATAGGTGTGTTGGCGGGACTTCTCGCATCCCTTCTCATTCTGCTCAACATCGTCGGCATCAAGTACTCCGCGTTCATGGTCTCCGCCCTCGTCTTCGTGGGGCTCTTTATCGAAGCACTAATACTCTCGACCGGGTTTCTTCTCAAATTTGACCCCCAGCTGTTTCTTAGGCAGTTAACCGAGTTCGGAAGCTCGCAGCTTCAAAGAGACGTCGCATACCTGCCGTTTCTACCGGTCGAGACAAACAACTTCCTCTACGCCATAACTCTCGCCATGGCCTCTTTCGTCGGCATAGAGTCGATATCTCAGGCCGCGGAGGAAACACGTAGGCCTCATATCTCCCTCCCCAAAGCCGCAAAAATGGTTGTCGTAGTTGTGGCCGCCTCCGCAATAGCCTTTCCTGTTCTAGCCATAGGGTCGACTGACTGGCGTGTGATAGCCGCTGCTTACGAAAACCCCATCTACACGCTTGTCAGCACATATCCATATGTGGGTGAGCTATTGATGCCTCTGGTTGCTTTAGCGGCGTTCATCCTCTGCTACTCATCCTCTAACACGGGTGTTGTTGGCGTCTCTCGGTTGACGGCTAGCATGGGTAGGTTTAGGCTCTTGCCCGCATGGCTTCAAGCCATTCACCCCAGGTTCAGGACACCTGTGAGAACCATTACCGTCTTCGGAGGAATAGGCGTCGGCTTGGCTTTTCTCGGCGACGTAACTTTTCTCGCAAGCGTCTACGCCTTCTCAGCTGTCATCAGCTACCTGATACTGGGCTTTTCATACTTTAGGCTGAGGAGGCTGGAGACAACGGTGTATAGGCCTTGGTGCATGCCGTTGTGTGTTAATCTCCGTGGACGTGAGGTTCCTGTGCTGGCCTTGATGGAGGTCTCGGGGATGGCTGTTATCCTCGGCTTGATGGCTGTGTTTCACGCGGTTGGGAGAGTGATGGCCCTTCTATGGGTTGGTGCCGGATTGACGTTCTACGCTCTTTATAGAAAAAGGGCTGGAATGAATGTTTTGAGCAGAGACGAAGCTGCTCTTGTTGAACCGCTTAGCTATCGGATAAGGGTCGGCGTTTTGATAAGGCCCTACGAAAACATTGAGACCGCGTACCGCTCAATAACACATTCCTTTGACAGAAGATTCGACCTTACCCTAGTCACCGTAGTGGAGCCGAGCAGATGGTTCGGTGGAGAGTTGGACAAGGTGGGTGAAGATGTTGTAAACGACTTAGAAGCGTTGGAGAAGAGGCTGAAGCATGATAAGTATGTCGTCGACCGGGTGGCTGCGGTGGGCGAGTTTGAGGAAAAGGTTTCGGAGCTGCTGGAAAGCGAGAAAGTCGACCTCATCGCATACATCCAGAGGAGGCCCGAGAAATCTGCCCTGGAGAAGGGGCATGAGGCTAGTATACACAACCTTTTATCCAAGTATCCCGGAAGGGTCATCTCGCTGAAGAGGGTGGGTGAATAGGTTGAGTGTTGGCGGTGTAAAAGCTATCGTCCACATCTTCGTGGAGAGCAACTCGATAGAGAAGGTGGCTAAACAGGTGAGCAAGCTCGATGAGGTTCTCGATGTCTACGAGGTGACGGGAGAGTTCGACCTCATACTGCTTGTGCAAACAAGCGACATCAGGGGATTCCGTGAATTTCTGAAAAACAAGATACTTTCTGTTCAGGGAGTCAAGAGCGCCGTAACCAGCATCGTCCTCTACACGCATAAAAAAGGTGGAGAAGAAACGGGGGAGTGACTAAAACTCCTCCTCTTCCTCTTCTTCCCACTCTTCCTCCTCGAAATCTTCCTCCTCCCACTCTTCCTCGAACTCTTCCTCTTCTTCAGCCCAGAGGATTTTTTCGCCCAACATTTTATTCACGCGGCGAATAAGGAAAACAGCCCTGTTTTAAGGTTTTTGAAACCTCGTCAAAGCATAATAGCTGAGGGTTTTACCTCTGTGTGGGGGATGAGGCCGCTGCCCCAGACTGAGATGTGATGCAGGAAGAGCCGAGCCGACCCCTTTTTAGAGAGTCGGGGGATAGTTGACCCAAAGCATCTCCCCCGCCTTGAGAACACTTGTTCCCGGCGGTCCTGTGATGAACCCGTCTGAACGTGATGGAATACTCATGCCGCTTGACTCTCCCAGAACAGGGTAGCATCTCAACCCCTCGCCATCTTCCTCTACACGCACCCAGACAACCTTTACAAAGTCATGGTATTTCCTGAAAGTTATGTCCTCAGCCAGCGCGGCTTTAACTCTGTGATGATAATAACGAGGCTCCTGATGCAGCAGTTTCCTCAACGCGGGGTAGGCGAGAAACATGAAGACGTTGAGAGTCGACATAATCAACCCCGGTAGAAAGATGAAAGGCCTGTCTCCCAAAAAAGTGAAGCCTCCGACCCTCCCCGGCTGAAGAGTTAACCCGTGGACAAACAGCTCGTTCTCGGAGGCGAGAATTGATGAGACATCCTTTTCGCTGACCGATGACCCTGCTATCGATAGAAGAAGGTCCAGCCGCCGTATCTGGTTTTCAAGTAGCTGCAAAAAGGCTGTTCGGTTGTCGGGAACTATTCCGAGGAACAGTGGCTCGCCGCCCGCTGCCTCTACAAGCCGTGCCACCACATGGCTATGTGTGTTGAGAACTTTACCGCGCTTAGCCTCTGAAAAATCATCAGTCAACTCGTCACCGACCGCGACAATCCCAACCCGAGGTCTCCTCACCACCTTCAGCTTCTCAAAACCGAGGGCAGCAGCCAAAGCCACATCAGCCATCTTCAGAACTCTCCCCCTCTCAAACAACGTCTGCCCAGCGGCGACATCGAACCCCTTCATGTCAACATACTGATAAGGTGTGGCCGGTGATGTGAAAACCACATAATCCCCCTCCACCGTGACATTTTCCTGTGGGACGACAGCGTCACACCCATCAGGTAAATAGGCACCCGTCAGTATGCGGGCAGTCTCACCGGCGCCCACCTTGAACTCGGGTTTTTTACCGGCATAGCAGACGCCAACTGTTTTCAGCTTGACTGGGTTGCTGGGCGAGGCGTTTTGGAGCAAGGATGAGTTGACGGCGTAGCCATCCATGTGTGATGCGTTGTGCGGCGGCAGGTCAGCAGGCGACACAACAGGCTCATAAACCACTCGACCAAAAGCCTGAAAAACCGGAACAACCTCATAATCACCGATAGGGCTCAGATGCTCCAACAAAAGCCTCTGAGCATCCCATACATCCGTAAACTTGGTAATTCTCCTATACAAACGCCCATAGTTCTCGCGATTGGCTTATATTTAGGTGAATCCCTTTTCCTCATGGCTTGGACAATTTAACTTTCTACTCAAAAGTCGCGGAGCTCATCGCTGAGAACAAAAAATTCTGTATAGCGACGGTTGTTAAAACCATAGGCCATACCTCGGGCAAGGTGGGGTCCAAGGCCATCATACTCGAGGATGGGAAAGGATTGTTTGGATGGGTTGGCGGAGGATGTGTCGAAACAACCGTCCTACATGAAGCTCTGAAAACCATCAAGGAGGGTAGAAGCAGAACAATTTATCTCGAGATGGAGGACGAGCTCAGGGGAACCGGGGTCCCATGCGGAGGCTCCATGGAGGTATACCTCGAACCTGTTCTTCCAAAAAAACAGCTGCTGTTGGTGGGTCACGGGGGGATAGTTGAAAGCCTCGCAAAAATAGGCAAGATGCTTGACTACAAAGTTGTGGTGGCTGACCCCGAGGGCATGTTCAAAGACCCTTCCATGGTTGACCAATATGTTGTCGACCCAGACCTCAAAGGTGTCACAATTGACGGCAACACCGCTGTCGTGGTTTCAACGATGCATAAGCTTGACCACAAGTATCTCAAGATAGCTTTGGACGGTGGAGCACGTTATATTGGGTTGGTCGCCAGCAAGAAGAGAGCTGGAATAGTTTTTGAAACGCTGCTTCGTCTAGGTGTCCCAGAAGAAAGCATCCGGCGCATTTCCTCTCCAGCAGGGATAGATATAGGTGCTGAGAAGCCGGAGGAAATAGCTCTAA
The sequence above is drawn from the Candidatus Caldarchaeum subterraneum genome and encodes:
- a CDS encoding methionyl-tRNA synthetase, which encodes MCITIFDALTDVSAMISINEFKRVEMRVGRVVHAEKLKGSDKLLRLRVRFGDVEKQVLTGLAEYYSPDHFTGRLFVFVTNLETRKIRGEVSEAMLLTAVESEQKIVPIVPEGEVAEGTVIM
- a CDS encoding asparaginyl-tRNA synthetase; translation: MLADCGRVKSLPDGSEVELRGWIRSKRHHGRLMFIDLRDGTGVVQVTLKAAEVPEADFQAVSSAGRESALVVRGVVVHDPRAPGGAEVKAGKVELVSASLEEFPIKKGVGPRFLSDHRHLAIRSPKAAAILRFRSNLLKSIRNWFEREGFVEVHCPTFITAAVEGGATLFEVNYFGKKVYLTQSVQFYQEAAIYSLGKVYSIQPSFRAERSKTRRHLTEFWHVEGEMAFAGLDDLMKVVERLVGEASAETLENSRDVLKLLGRERSPESVEPPYHRVKYSEALDILASKGVQLEWGSDLGADEEKILTMEFDKPFFLTHFPKKAKAFYHMPDPANPELTLSADLLAPEGYGEIVGSGQRIHDYQQLLTRIVEEGLEPSDYKWYLDLRKYGSVPHSGFGLGVERLVQWLLGLKNIRSAVMFPRTMTRTYP
- a CDS encoding conserved hypothetical protein (methyltransferase domain), whose product is MTEPYTPREDTFLTIDCVAKTSHVQMVAEVGCGTGEVLKALAEKSDDIIGIDIDPEALRIAAEKLKDLKPRLHLLNASLLPLRPRSLDMVVANPPYLPDEPGFHDPTIHGGPRGVELAEQIMEHSSRALRNQAILVLTASSLSDVDDLLSKASRKGFRPLHKLVLKSFFETVFCFIFTLSSGQR
- a CDS encoding basic amino acid/polyamine antiporter, APA family, with protein sequence MSEGRQVGYRREIGWFGSFALGYGDVGPNIFIALGVITLYAGGAAPIAFAIAALLYATVGLMYAELGPTYPYSGGVHVYGLKAFNSVVSFVAGWAMLLAYIVCISLFAVAAAGYLRQLFPVLMFPDITVMGVTIPSIGVLAGLLASLLILLNIVGIKYSAFMVSALVFVGLFIEALILSTGFLLKFDPQLFLRQLTEFGSSQLQRDVAYLPFLPVETNNFLYAITLAMASFVGIESISQAAEETRRPHISLPKAAKMVVVVVAASAIAFPVLAIGSTDWRVIAAAYENPIYTLVSTYPYVGELLMPLVALAAFILCYSSSNTGVVGVSRLTASMGRFRLLPAWLQAIHPRFRTPVRTITVFGGIGVGLAFLGDVTFLASVYAFSAVISYLILGFSYFRLRRLETTVYRPWCMPLCVNLRGREVPVLALMEVSGMAVILGLMAVFHAVGRVMALLWVGAGLTFYALYRKRAGMNVLSRDEAALVEPLSYRIRVGVLIRPYENIETAYRSITHSFDRRFDLTLVTVVEPSRWFGGELDKVGEDVVNDLEALEKRLKHDKYVVDRVAAVGEFEEKVSELLESEKVDLIAYIQRRPEKSALEKGHEASIHNLLSKYPGRVISLKRVGE
- a CDS encoding transcriptional regulator, AsnC family, translated to MSVGGVKAIVHIFVESNSIEKVAKQVSKLDEVLDVYEVTGEFDLILLVQTSDIRGFREFLKNKILSVQGVKSAVTSIVLYTHKKGGEETGE
- a CDS encoding molybdopterin biosynthesis protein MoeA; this translates as MYRRITKFTDVWDAQRLLLEHLSPIGDYEVVPVFQAFGRVVYEPVVSPADLPPHNASHMDGYAVNSSLLQNASPSNPVKLKTVGVCYAGKKPEFKVGAGETARILTGAYLPDGCDAVVPQENVTVEGDYVVFTSPATPYQYVDMKGFDVAAGQTLFERGRVLKMADVALAAALGFEKLKVVRRPRVGIVAVGDELTDDFSEAKRGKVLNTHSHVVARLVEAAGGEPLFLGIVPDNRTAFLQLLENQIRRLDLLLSIAGSSVSEKDVSSILASENELFVHGLTLQPGRVGGFTFLGDRPFIFLPGLIMSTLNVFMFLAYPALRKLLHQEPRYYHHRVKAALAEDITFRKYHDFVKVVWVRVEEDGEGLRCYPVLGESSGMSIPSRSDGFITGPPGTSVLKAGEMLWVNYPPTL
- a CDS encoding carbon monoxide dehydrogenase F protein (xanthine dehydrogenase accessory factor), whose protein sequence is MDNLTFYSKVAELIAENKKFCIATVVKTIGHTSGKVGSKAIILEDGKGLFGWVGGGCVETTVLHEALKTIKEGRSRTIYLEMEDELRGTGVPCGGSMEVYLEPVLPKKQLLLVGHGGIVESLAKIGKMLDYKVVVADPEGMFKDPSMVDQYVVDPDLKGVTIDGNTAVVVSTMHKLDHKYLKIALDGGARYIGLVASKKRAGIVFETLLRLGVPEESIRRISSPAGIDIGAEKPEEIALSIFAEIISSEKGGTGKKLAEVKSVETELKDIISEATGERVGPVC